Proteins encoded within one genomic window of Oryza glaberrima chromosome 12, OglaRS2, whole genome shotgun sequence:
- the LOC127757255 gene encoding ricin B-like lectin R40C1 isoform X1 — MEGGQPIRIYCKGDTTLNVAVRGNELRLVRDDPNDESQHWFQVCDGVGKLTDDEERPAFALVNRTTGHALVNGGDLELGLAPYSGHVAVELSVLWSLGHPRADGFMEIRTLRDVRYTLDGVHGFVDGGYRLNGIHGIPEHGTLVAIYHSQPTADYAVWKIAPVGHQEPHSHSESDDALES; from the exons ATGGAAGGGGGACAGCCAATAAGGATATACTGCAAGGGAGATACAACCTTGAATGTGGCCGTCCGTGGGAACGAGCTGCGTCTCGTCCGGGACGACCCCAACGACGAATCCCAG CACTGGTTCCAGGTGTGCGACGGCGTGGGGAAACTGACGGACGACGAGGAGCGGCCAGCGTTCGCGCTGGTGAACAGGACGACGGGGCACGCCCTGGTGAACGGCGGGGACCTCGAGCTGGGTCTGGCTCCCTACAGCGGCCATGTCGCCGTGGAGCTCTCGGTACTGTGGTCACTGGGGCACCCGCGCGCCGACGGGTTCATGGAGATCAGGACGCTGAGGGACGTCAGGTACACCCTCGACGGCGTCCACGGGTTCGTCGACGGCGGGTACAGGCTCAACGGCATCCACGGGATCCCCGAGCATGGGACGCTCGTCGCCATCTATCACTCGCAGCCCACGGCTGATTATGCCGTCTGGAAGATTGCTCCCGTCGGCCACCAAGAGCCGCACAGCCACAGCGAGTCTGATGATGCTCTGGAGTCTTAG
- the LOC127757255 gene encoding ricin B-like lectin R40C1 isoform X2: MEGGQPIRIYCKGDTTLNVAVRGNELRLVRDDPNDESQVCDGVGKLTDDEERPAFALVNRTTGHALVNGGDLELGLAPYSGHVAVELSVLWSLGHPRADGFMEIRTLRDVRYTLDGVHGFVDGGYRLNGIHGIPEHGTLVAIYHSQPTADYAVWKIAPVGHQEPHSHSESDDALES; encoded by the exons ATGGAAGGGGGACAGCCAATAAGGATATACTGCAAGGGAGATACAACCTTGAATGTGGCCGTCCGTGGGAACGAGCTGCGTCTCGTCCGGGACGACCCCAACGACGAATCCCAG GTGTGCGACGGCGTGGGGAAACTGACGGACGACGAGGAGCGGCCAGCGTTCGCGCTGGTGAACAGGACGACGGGGCACGCCCTGGTGAACGGCGGGGACCTCGAGCTGGGTCTGGCTCCCTACAGCGGCCATGTCGCCGTGGAGCTCTCGGTACTGTGGTCACTGGGGCACCCGCGCGCCGACGGGTTCATGGAGATCAGGACGCTGAGGGACGTCAGGTACACCCTCGACGGCGTCCACGGGTTCGTCGACGGCGGGTACAGGCTCAACGGCATCCACGGGATCCCCGAGCATGGGACGCTCGTCGCCATCTATCACTCGCAGCCCACGGCTGATTATGCCGTCTGGAAGATTGCTCCCGTCGGCCACCAAGAGCCGCACAGCCACAGCGAGTCTGATGATGCTCTGGAGTCTTAG
- the LOC127757380 gene encoding uncharacterized protein LOC127757380: MEQQHLSVAQNVTRAATAWAASPVGLLVRVEALVTASCALLATLVFLGSGRRTSRSAAFRFVVWLALMLSYPAVSYTIGLMQSGSFRNDMVVVWACFLLGCADGIAACSLDGADQQARTMISQATQVFYVMLLLISYLGSLQLQLKVLLSLLWLLNVAKLVLRLRGLLAAGRDRVLTADNWLISKYMAHEKVSSIWDFDPATMRGYRYVVTGDDKKNVQYQYGAAEYKVDDELVTVEKAWEQHDGSLLSDDDKLKDLCLSFSLFKLLRQRLNLNGKPFHEPKDIRTLVFVRRGLAGGDSCEDHDRMYRVIEVELGFLFDFYYARYPSPKQTLVPETATFMAAAALSLSTLFSPALVISLFLVLELSQYLSLVLSDWHRVKMLCRYVRHRPWWQGHPILEKFLWLTCRATLTRSYWSNSVGQYSLLHSCLENQSSCLLTRVPLHRWVKDQLATTRAVTRRSLPVAVKRQIHRLLRSEWLSNVKYGDRTLQRNDMLQVFDWSTSRYKFGTMGSILIWHIATAICDDELSKLLAAAAGKAPELVTDEVHDERLLMEAVQEAIQNYLRNKGCRRSKDAMFASLREFMPADEANFTGEAVLVDGAQLGYQLLSTMADEAALWNVVAEMWVELLLAVAPSENVTGHVKKLATGGELITHLWALLTHGGIIRRREKPYYDSR; encoded by the exons ATGGAGCAGCAGCACCTGTCCGTAGCACAGAACGTGAcccgcgccgccacggcgtGGGCGGCCAGCCCGGTGGGTCTCCTGGTCCGCGTGGAGGCGCTGGTGACGGCCAGCTGCGCGCTCCTCGCCACGCTCGTCTTCCTCGGCTCCGGCCGCCGCACCAGCCGCAGCGCCGCCTTCCGTTTCGTGGTCTGGCTGGCGCTGATGCTGAGCTACCCGGCGGTGTCCTACACGATCGGGCTGATGCAGTCGGGCTCCTTCCGCAACGACATGGTGGTGGTGTGGGCATGCTTCCTGCTCGGCTGCGCCGACGGCATCGCCGCCTGCAGCCTCGACGGCGCCGACCAGCAGGCCCGCACCATGATCAGCCAGGCCACGCAGGTGTTCTACGTCATGCTCCTCCTCATCTCCTACCTCGGTtctctgcagctgcagctgaaGGTGCTCCTGTCGCTGCTCTGGTTGCTCAACGTCGCCAAGCTCGTGTTGCGCCTAcggggcctcctcgccgccggccgcgaccGCGTCCTCACCGCCGACAACTGGCTCATCTCCAAGTACATGGCTCACGAGAAGGTCAGCAGCATCTGGGATTTCGACCCGGCCACCATGAGGGGCTACAGGTACGTGGTCACCGGCGACGACAAGAAGAACGTGCAGTACCAGTATGGCGCCGCCGAGTACAAGGTGGACGACGAGCTCGTCACCGTCGAGAAAGCGTGGGAGCAGCACGACGGGAGCCTACTGAGCGACGACGACAAGCTCAAGGATCTGTGCCTCTCCTTCTCGCTGTTCAAGCTCCTCCGGCAACGCCTCAACCTCAACGGGAAGCCGTTCCACGAGCCCAAGGACATCAGGACGCTCGTGTTCGTCCGGagggggctcgccggcggcgactcctGCGAAGACCACGACAGGATGTACCGTGTCAtcgaggtggagctgggtttccTCTTCGACTTCTACTACGCGAGGTACCCCTCGCCGAAGCAGACTCTCGTCCCGGAGACGGCCACGttcatggcggccgccgcgctgAGCCTCTCCACCCTCTTCTCCCCGGC GCTGGTGATCTCCCTCTTCCTGGTCCTCGAGCTCTCCCAGTACCTGTCCCTCGTCTTGTCGGACTGGCACAGGGTGAAGATGCTGTGCCGCTACGTGCGCCACCGGCCATGGTGGCAAGGCCACCCGATCCTGGAGAAGTTCCTATGGCTGACGTGCCGCGCCACGCTGACACGAAGCTACTGGAGCAACTCGGTTGGGCAGTACTCGCTGCTCCACTCCTGCCTCGAGAACCAGAGCTCCTGCCTCCTCACGCGCGTGCCGCTCCACAGGTGGGTCAAGGATCAGCTGGCCACGACGAGGGCAGTGACGCGGCGGAGCCTGCCGGTGGCGGTGAAGCGCCAGATCCACCGGCTGCTCCGGTCGGAGTGGCTGTCCAACGTCAAGTACGGCGACCGGACGCTGCAGAGGAATGACATGCTGCAGGTGTTCGACTGGTCCACCTCCAGGTACAAGTTCGGCACCATGGGCAGCATCCTCATCTGGCACATTGCCACCGCCATCTGCGACGACGAGCTCTCCAAgctgcttgccgccgccgctggcaaG GCGCCGGAGCTGGTGACGGACGAGGTCCACGACGAGCGGCTGCTGATGGAGGCCGTGCAGGAGGCGATCCAGAACTACCTCCGAAACAAAGGCTGCCGCCGTTCCAAAGACGCCATGTTCGCCAGCTTGCGCGAGTTCATGCCGGCCGACGAGGCCAACTTTACCGGAGAAGCCGTCCTAGTCGACGGCGCACAGCTGGGGTACCAGCTGCTCTCGACCAtggccgacgaggcggcgctgTGGAACGTAGTGGCCGAGATGTGGGTGGAGCTGCTGCTGGCGGTTGCGCCGTCGGAGAACGTGACGGGCCACGTCAAGAAgctggccaccggcggcgagctcatCACGCACCTCTGGGCTTTGTTGACGCACGGTGGGATTATCAGAAGGCGAGAGAAGCCGTACTATGACTCCCGCTAG